A single region of the Chelmon rostratus isolate fCheRos1 chromosome 5, fCheRos1.pri, whole genome shotgun sequence genome encodes:
- the LOC121606154 gene encoding STAM-binding protein-like A produces the protein MMADHTDVSLQPEERVRALTKKGSSVEVNDDVPPRRYFRSGMEMIRMANIYTEEGNIEHAFVLYNKYITLFIEKLPKHRDYKTANIPEKKDTLKKLKDVAFPQAEILKKALLRRFDQEYAQYLVKKKAEEETLAREQSRQRALDAERERVAEMQRRQREQEQFSAFEEMIRRQELEKERQRVLLEFATPVTPSPDTPLIPGIQGPSLVSPTAPQSPQDLSGGNNYQYDHPPANISTPGTGPPSFDRSLKPGSLVSPGNNNTMVDALQQLAVPAELCRSFLRLAEANTSRAVETCGILCGKLTRNAFTVTHVIVPKQCGGPDYCDTENEEELFLIQDKYDLITLGWIHTHPTQTAFLSSVDLHTHCSYQMMLPEAIAIVCSPKFNEIGYFRLTDRGTEEISTCKQKGFHPHSKDPPLFTHAGHVTITDDTVSMVDLR, from the exons ATGATGGCGGACCACACTGACGTCAGTCTGCAGCCGGAGGAGCGAGTCCGCGCCCTGACCAAGAAGGGAAGCTCAGTGGAGGTTAATGATGATGTGCCCCCGCGCCGCTACTTCCGCTCTGGCATGGAGATGATCCGCATGGCTAACATCTACACAGAGGAAGGCAACATTGAGCACGCCTTTGTCCTTTACAATAAATATATCAC GCTCTTTATAGAAAAACTTCCCAAGCATCGGGATTACAAGACCGCAAACATTCCTGAGAAGAAAGACACACTAAAA AAACTGAAGGATGTGGCCTTTCCTCAAGCAGAGATTCTGAAAAAAGCTCTTTTGAGGAGATTTGACCAAGAGTATGCACAGTATCTCGTCAAAAAG AAAGCGGAGGAGGAGACCTTGGCGAGGGAGCAGTCCCGGCAGCGAGCGCTGGACGCAGAGCGGGAGCGCGTCGCCGAGATGCAGCGGCGGCAGCGGGAGCAGGAGCAGTTCAGTGCCTTCGAGGAGATGATCCGCCGccaggagctggagaaagaaCGCCAGCGCGTGCTCCTGGAGTTCGCCACGCCCGTCACACCCTCCCCTGACACGCCCCTCATTCCAGGCATCCAGGGCCCCTCGCTGGTCTCCCCCACCGCCCCACAGAGCCCACAGGACCTGTCTGGCGGCAACAACTACCAGTACGATCACCCTCCTGCAAACATCAGCACACCTGGCACCGGCCCGCCCAGCTTCGACCGGTCGCTCAAGCCCGGGTCTTTGGTCAGCCCGGGGAACAACA ATACAATGGTGGATGCCCTTCAGCAGTTGGCTGTTCCCGCTGAGCTGTGCCGGAGCTTTCTGAGGCTGGCTGAGGCCAACACAAGCCGAGCTGTAGAAACTTGCGGCATCCTGTGTGGCAAACTG ACCAGAAATGCATTTACCGTGACTCACGTCATCGTACCAAAGCAGTGCGGAGGGCCGGACTATTGTGACACAGAAAATGAGGAGGAACTCTTCCTCATACAGGACAAGTACGATCTCATCACCCTGGGCTGGATACAT ACTCATCCCACACAGACGGCTTTCCTGTCCAGCGTcgacctccacacacactgctcctacCAGATGATGCTGCCGGAGGCCATTGCCATCGTCTGCTCGCCTAAGTTCAATGA AATCGGCTACTTCAGGTTGACGGATCGAGGAACAGAGGAGATCTCCACATGTAAACAGAAAGGCTTTCACCCTCACAGCAAAGACCCCCCTCTATTTACA cACGCGGGACACGTCACCATCACCGACGACACTGTGTCCATGGTGGATTTGCGGTga